The genomic window TGAAAGCCCTAGCTCTCGTAACTGTCCATCTCCTGCTTCAAAGTATGCTTTATCTCTCCAGATAACTCCAACATCACCATTAAACAGTCTTGAGTTATAGTCATTTACAATAATCATTATCGGCTTACCATGATAACTAAACGCTTCATTTTGATTTAAATACCTAGCTATTTTCTGATTTATAATTTGTGTGCCTGTAGCTATATTTCTATTAGCGACTAATACTCTAAATTGTTTTAGAATTTCTAATGCTTGCTGTGGGCTTTCGGCTGTTTGAATTTTCTTAAACTCTGGTAGACAGACATTTTTGATAAAATCTTCAACTTGTTTATCATAATTTCTAGTTTCTAGTATTTGGTAATCTATATGGGCATTTAACTGATAATTTCTCACATCTCCACTTATCACATCTTTAGCTATAGCTAAAATATCTTGGCTATCTGTACGATAACTTTTTTGTAAAAATGTTGTAAAATCATAAGCTTTAGTGGATGTTTCAAAAGTATAATTACAAACCTCTTTAAGATATTCTACTGTATACTTTGTATAATGATTTACATCGCAAGCTTTAGCAAGCTCTGCCAATATATTTCCTGTTTCAACTGATGGTAGTTGATTTACATCGCCAAGTAATACAAGTTTACAGCAACCCTTTATAGCTCTAATAATATACATAAATGAGTTTATATCTATCATTGAGGCTTCATCAACTATCAACACATCACAATTAGATTTACGCTCTTGGTTGTACTTTATATAGTTTGAGTTTGGTCGCATTCCTAAGAATCTATGTAGCGTTTTAGCCTCTGTTGGTAAAACATCCGTATCTAAGTTTTGATTAGCATCTTTAAAGCTAGCTATAGACTCTTTTAAGCGTTGTGAAGCTTTACCAGTTGGTGCTATCATCTGTATATCTAAGCATTTATTTGATAACTGTTGTAGTGCAAGTATAAGTTTAGCAACTGTGGTTGTTTTACCTGTCCCAGGTCCTCCAGATATTATGCTAAAATTATCCTTTATACTTTTTGCTACAGCGACTTTTTGCCAATCGACTTCTTTAGTTTCAGCAAAAAAAGCATCTAGTATAGCTTTAATTTGCTCATTAGATTGTTGCGTTTCTTGCGCCTTAGAATGTGTATTTAAAGCTCTAGCTACTAGATTGCTCGCTATCTCATTTTCAAACAACCATAGTCTGTTTATATACAAACAATCATAGTGAAAGCTAATCGGTGATTTTTCATCCAATGTTAAGCTAGTTACTATACTTTTAAGAATATCAATATCGGCAAACTCAAACCCTGCTTTTATCTCGGCTACCTGGTTGTCTTCGCTATCTTCCTTAGTATTCCAGAGAGTTTTGTTTGCTATTTTATTTAGTGGTAAGCAAGTGTGTCCATCACTATAGTACTTTTGTAGGCACATTAGTAGGTGGAAAAGCTGTGTATTATCCGATTTATCTATGTTCTCAAAAAATTCAAAAACCTGCTTTGCAAAGAAATAATCAATAGCTTCTAAATTATCTAAATACTTTTTTGCTTGAGCGTAACTACCATAAATCATTATTTACCTCCCCTAAACAGACTATCTAACTCTAGCACTCTTTTTTTGTTGAGCTTTTTACTATAAACACCAGCTCCACTTTTCATTCCTCTAAGGTAAAAATAGTAAACTCCGCCAAAATCCTTATCAAAATCATAGTCTTTTTTATTGATACTAAGATAACGGTGCAATGCCACACAATATATAAGATACTGTAAATCATAAAAACTTGATTGATTTTTAGCTGACATTTTCTCTTGCGTATAATCTTCTAACTTATCGCCTAAATAATTTGACTTATAATCAGCTACAAAAAATCTATCATTATGTGTAAATATCAAATCTATAAAACCGTGTAACATGCCATGTAACTTAGCGTTATTTGGTAGTTCTGTTTGCTCACCACGATAGTTTGATAGTACTCCCGCAAGCTTATTCTTCCATAAATTTTGATTATCTATTGGGAAGTAAAACTCTGGCTCCTTAAGTACTTGAGATGGTGCTAAATCTTTAAGGCAAAAACTTTGCCCACCATACAAACTGCAAATAGGTGCATCTAAACATTCATCAAGCCATAATTTTATATCTTGTGCTTCTGCTTTGTCACTTACAGCACCTAGATTTTTACCTATAAATTCGTTTACTTTCTCTATCGTTACACCTTCAAAAAAATCAGACTCTTCTAGCACTCCATGAAGCAAATTACCAATATCACTACCTTTATTTGCAGTAAATCTATACTCTAACTCTTTTTTATTTGTAGTATTTACAGCCTCATCAACGACTTCATCCGAGCTTTTATCATCTTGTGTGTATTCATACGGTTTGTTATCTCTGACCATTGATGAAAATGATAACATCCCCCAAGAATTTTCAATTTTAGTATTAAAATCTTTTGCTTCTAGCTTATCTTTACCAATATGATTAGTAATTTGTAACTTAGTCTTTTTGACCTCATCAAAATTGATAACTCTACTATGACTTTCTTGATTTTGAGTGATATTCTCTAATAAAGTCTGCCACTCATCTTTAGGGTTAAAACCTACAAATTGGGCCAATGAAGATTTATCACATTTATCAAAATTTGCTACACCAATATAACAGCGTTGTGACGCTCTCGTGATAGCTACATAAAGTAGCCGTTGTGATTCTTCTATAATTTCATTATCAACCTGTTTTTTCACCAAATCATCTTTACCGATATAATGAACAGTTTCTTGAGATTTTTGGTTATAGTATTTATTTATATCTTTAGCATTAAATGCTTTTGGATTCACTGCTGTTATAAATGGCACAAAAACAACCGGATACTCAAGCCCTTTTGAACCATGTATTGTAACTATCTTGATAAGATTAGAATCACTTTCTAAACGAAGTGTATTTTCTTCATTACTAGACTTATTATGTAATTTATCTTTGTACCACTTTATAAGTTGGAATGATTGTTTATATCTATTTTCAGCTACTTTTAGCAATTCTGCTATGTGTAAAATATTCGTCAATGCTCGCGCATTTTGCTCTACTCTTGGAGCATATTGGTTATGTAATATCTCAAGTAACATCGACATTATACCTTCTTTCTTCCAAGTATTTCTTAGCTTAAATGCCTCATCTTTCGCTCTGTCCCAAATTGCAGGATTTTCTTCATCAAGAAACTGGCTAAACTTTTCGGCTGTACCACCAAACAAACTAGTCGAGTGTGCTTGTTTTAACATACTGTCATTTTCTAGTTCATTTATTCCTGTTAGCACTTTTAAGACTTCTTCAGCTTCGACACTCTGATAAATACTATCTCGCTGACTTAGATAAACTGAGCTTAACCCAATCTCTTGTAGTGCTTTTTTTGTAGCATTTGCTTGCTTGTTATTTTGTACAAGTATAGCTATATCTGACTCTTTAACCTTATTTGTATTTAGTAGTCTTACAATCTCATTAGCAGTCCATTGAGATAGTACTTTCCTACCATTATCAGCTGAAACTTTTTCTTCATCATAAACAAAGTAGTTCATCGCCTTAAAATCATCATCAAACTCTATAAGCTCTTTATTTACTTTAGCATTTTTTGTACTTTTGATAAGCTGATAGCTTATACCATCACTAAAGACATTATTATCTTCGATAGTTTCAAAATCATCTGGAGTATAATTTTTAGTGTAAAAAAGTCTGTTATATGAACTAACTATACCAGCTGTACTTCGCCAATTTGTATCCATACTCCAACTATATTCAGCACTTTTTTTTGCCTTTAAATATGTAAAAATATCTCCACCCCTAAAGCCATAAATAGCCTGCTTAGGGTCTCCTATCATTAACAGTAATGGCTCATTAGTTGACTTATCATGTCCATTTAAAGAGGTATTTTTTGAATATTCATTCATACTATTGAGATTCCCACCTGCGCGGGAATGACTGATAGTATTAGGGTTTTGATTGTCAATCGAAGTGTCGTTACCAATCGTTTTTGCTAATGGATACAGCTTATCTAATATCTCATACTGAATAACATCTGTATCTTGAAACTCATCTATTAAAGCTACTGGGTACTCTTTTTGAAGTATCTCAACTAACTCAGGTGATTTGTAAACTGCATCGCGTAGTTTTACAACTAAATCATCAAAATCTAGCACCGACTTTTTAGCCTTTGCTTCAATAAAATTTGCTCGGATTTCTTGGCATATATCTGTGACTATTTTATATATCTTATTTTGATAAATTTGTACTGAGAGATCCTTTAAATTTTTTATACCCATAAAAAGAGGTTTTATTTCATCTCCTCTGATTTTACCTCCATTAGTAACTATTGATATATCTTGTGGGAAAGTAAGCTCATCATTTTTTAACCACTCTAACACCTTTTGATACTCCTCAACCCTAGCACCCTCTGGCTCTTTTGCCTTCTTTGCTTTGGCTAAAAATTCATCAATAACACTTGGTTTTTTCTCAAACAAATTTAATTGCTCTAGTTTCTGTATCTTAAAATCTTCTAAACTAAAGTACTTTGGCACTTCAATATCATAATTTGACTTAACTACATCTTTAAAACCCTTTTTACCTAAGAATCTCTCTGGAGTATGCCATTTCTGTGACTGCAGCAATTTAAACTTTTCTTTATCAGTATTTATATATTTTCTAAAATAATCTTCAACAACTTCAAGCAATATATCATCAGTATCTACTTCCATAGATACATCCATCTCTAAACCACTTGTAAAAGCCTGCTGAGATAATACTCGCTTACAAAAACCATGAATAGTAAATATCGCTGCTTCATCTATTTCTAACAGTGCTTTTTTGAGAGTTTTATACTTAAGCTCTTGCTCTTCTGTTCTGATATTTTTATCTAAATCGTCAATAAGATTTGTATCTTTTGCTGATATTGTGCCATCAAAATATTTAAGCTCCTCGCGAATCTTCTCTTCAACCCGACTGATAATCTCTTGTGTAGCATCTTTGGTAAATGTCATCACAAGGATATTTTCAGGTGAAAGCTCTTTTTCTAATAATAATCGAATATAAAGCTCTGTGATATTGTAAGTCTTACCAGTACCAGCACTTGCTTCGATAATGTGGCGACCTTGTAATGGTATTGTCTTTGGGTCTAGGTTTTTCATTCGTCAATTCTTATTTTAAAAATTCTACTAATAAATATAAAAAATAAAGCTACAACTGTCCCTGTAAAAGTTTCAACCAACCGTAAACTCATATTTAAAAATGGTGCAAAATGAGGTTGATATAAGCCTAAAGCGACAATTACTCCTGCACTAGCACTACTCATTTTTATAGCATTTTCATAGTTAAAGCTAATTGTAAGCAACACACTTATTGCAACTGCTAAAATCATCACATAATAATGATACCCTAACATATATGTAAACAAAAAAGCTGTTATGCCTCCAATAACTGACCCCATAAATATTTCTATAGATGCTAAGTATGAATTTTTAATACTAAACTGTAATATTGCTGATGCTGTAATTAAACACCAAAATCCACCTATAACAGATTCTCCTCTATGCAATAAACCCGATATATAAAAACCCAATATAAAACATATACACGCCGCTATCGCTATCTCTAAACTTATATAAATATCTTTATAAATTTTATTCATTTTATTTAACCTATCAGAATTGCTTTTCGTTGCTATGCAAGGTACTTCTACAAAAGAAAACTACAAATATTTCATCATACTACAACCAAATCACCTCTACTTTCCATCCTAGTGGCTGATACTGTTTATTCATTAAGCTAACAAATTTATTCTTTGCCTGCTCAATATGCTTTTGTGAAGATGCGATACTATCAGTAAGCTTTTGAACTTCTTTATATGCTATATTTGCTAGTTTATCATCAGGGTCAGTGTTTATAACCCCTAATCTAGGCAATACCTTAAATGTATATGCTTGCCTACTTAGCTGCTTAGTTTTATCAAAATCTATTGTAATGGATGTTACTCTAGGAGGCTT from Francisella adeliensis includes these protein-coding regions:
- a CDS encoding FUSC family protein, yielding MNKIYKDIYISLEIAIAACICFILGFYISGLLHRGESVIGGFWCLITASAILQFSIKNSYLASIEIFMGSVIGGITAFLFTYMLGYHYYVMILAVAISVLLTISFNYENAIKMSSASAGVIVALGLYQPHFAPFLNMSLRLVETFTGTVVALFFIFISRIFKIRIDE
- a CDS encoding UvrD-helicase domain-containing protein — protein: MKNLDPKTIPLQGRHIIEASAGTGKTYNITELYIRLLLEKELSPENILVMTFTKDATQEIISRVEEKIREELKYFDGTISAKDTNLIDDLDKNIRTEEQELKYKTLKKALLEIDEAAIFTIHGFCKRVLSQQAFTSGLEMDVSMEVDTDDILLEVVEDYFRKYINTDKEKFKLLQSQKWHTPERFLGKKGFKDVVKSNYDIEVPKYFSLEDFKIQKLEQLNLFEKKPSVIDEFLAKAKKAKEPEGARVEEYQKVLEWLKNDELTFPQDISIVTNGGKIRGDEIKPLFMGIKNLKDLSVQIYQNKIYKIVTDICQEIRANFIEAKAKKSVLDFDDLVVKLRDAVYKSPELVEILQKEYPVALIDEFQDTDVIQYEILDKLYPLAKTIGNDTSIDNQNPNTISHSRAGGNLNSMNEYSKNTSLNGHDKSTNEPLLLMIGDPKQAIYGFRGGDIFTYLKAKKSAEYSWSMDTNWRSTAGIVSSYNRLFYTKNYTPDDFETIEDNNVFSDGISYQLIKSTKNAKVNKELIEFDDDFKAMNYFVYDEEKVSADNGRKVLSQWTANEIVRLLNTNKVKESDIAILVQNNKQANATKKALQEIGLSSVYLSQRDSIYQSVEAEEVLKVLTGINELENDSMLKQAHSTSLFGGTAEKFSQFLDEENPAIWDRAKDEAFKLRNTWKKEGIMSMLLEILHNQYAPRVEQNARALTNILHIAELLKVAENRYKQSFQLIKWYKDKLHNKSSNEENTLRLESDSNLIKIVTIHGSKGLEYPVVFVPFITAVNPKAFNAKDINKYYNQKSQETVHYIGKDDLVKKQVDNEIIEESQRLLYVAITRASQRCYIGVANFDKCDKSSLAQFVGFNPKDEWQTLLENITQNQESHSRVINFDEVKKTKLQITNHIGKDKLEAKDFNTKIENSWGMLSFSSMVRDNKPYEYTQDDKSSDEVVDEAVNTTNKKELEYRFTANKGSDIGNLLHGVLEESDFFEGVTIEKVNEFIGKNLGAVSDKAEAQDIKLWLDECLDAPICSLYGGQSFCLKDLAPSQVLKEPEFYFPIDNQNLWKNKLAGVLSNYRGEQTELPNNAKLHGMLHGFIDLIFTHNDRFFVADYKSNYLGDKLEDYTQEKMSAKNQSSFYDLQYLIYCVALHRYLSINKKDYDFDKDFGGVYYFYLRGMKSGAGVYSKKLNKKRVLELDSLFRGGK
- the recD gene encoding exodeoxyribonuclease V subunit alpha — protein: MIYGSYAQAKKYLDNLEAIDYFFAKQVFEFFENIDKSDNTQLFHLLMCLQKYYSDGHTCLPLNKIANKTLWNTKEDSEDNQVAEIKAGFEFADIDILKSIVTSLTLDEKSPISFHYDCLYINRLWLFENEIASNLVARALNTHSKAQETQQSNEQIKAILDAFFAETKEVDWQKVAVAKSIKDNFSIISGGPGTGKTTTVAKLILALQQLSNKCLDIQMIAPTGKASQRLKESIASFKDANQNLDTDVLPTEAKTLHRFLGMRPNSNYIKYNQERKSNCDVLIVDEASMIDINSFMYIIRAIKGCCKLVLLGDVNQLPSVETGNILAELAKACDVNHYTKYTVEYLKEVCNYTFETSTKAYDFTTFLQKSYRTDSQDILAIAKDVISGDVRNYQLNAHIDYQILETRNYDKQVEDFIKNVCLPEFKKIQTAESPQQALEILKQFRVLVANRNIATGTQIINQKIARYLNQNEAFSYHGKPIMIIVNDYNSRLFNGDVGVIWRDKAYFEAGDGQLRELGLSRLPKHETVYAMTIHKTQGSEFDHVAIILPNEPNRLLTRELLYTGITRAKSKVYIRTSAKTWQQTVVKKVNRHSNISKIMQDIQSKADSIGES